The Sinomicrobium kalidii genome contains a region encoding:
- a CDS encoding BNR repeat-containing protein, with translation MVVLLMVSVVAAQDKIRETAVGNGWANNSVNTVIFRKNALTTYKKNQFVAYYDPEGFLVLGMRKLDAADWKIKRTPYKGNVTDAHNAISIAIDGKGYLHVAWDHHNTLLRYTRSIKPFGLELDKEMAMTGKEEDKVTYPEFYNLPDGDLLFFYRAGASGRGNMVINRYDTRRGGWKQLHANLIDGEGERSAYWQACVDREGTIHLSWVWRETWDVATNHDLCYARSCDGGITWEKSTGEKYELPITKTTAEYAWEIPENSGLINQTAMTADKHGNPYIATYWKRKGIPQYQVVYHDGRKWRNIPGNFRSTSFDLGGGGTKKIPISRPQLLVGDKERKTWLYLLFRDVERKNKASLAGLKVPGKGKWMVKDLTTESVGQWEPLYDKELWKHEKQLHLFVQQVEQVDGEGVADGQLTPVRILEVPPGNL, from the coding sequence ATGGTTGTCCTACTGATGGTTTCCGTAGTTGCCGCGCAGGATAAGATCAGGGAAACCGCAGTGGGGAACGGATGGGCAAACAATTCGGTGAATACAGTGATATTCCGGAAAAATGCCCTGACAACGTATAAGAAAAATCAGTTTGTAGCCTATTACGATCCGGAAGGTTTTCTCGTTCTGGGAATGCGAAAGCTCGATGCTGCGGATTGGAAAATAAAGCGAACCCCGTACAAGGGAAATGTTACCGATGCCCATAATGCCATCAGTATTGCGATCGACGGAAAAGGGTACTTGCATGTGGCCTGGGACCATCACAACACCCTGTTGAGATATACCCGGAGTATAAAACCATTCGGACTGGAACTGGATAAGGAAATGGCCATGACGGGGAAGGAAGAGGACAAGGTCACCTACCCGGAATTTTACAATCTCCCTGACGGAGACCTGCTGTTCTTTTACAGGGCAGGTGCTTCGGGCCGCGGAAATATGGTAATCAATCGTTATGATACCAGGCGAGGGGGGTGGAAACAGTTACACGCCAACCTGATTGACGGCGAAGGAGAGCGAAGTGCATATTGGCAGGCTTGTGTGGATCGCGAAGGGACCATTCACCTGTCCTGGGTGTGGCGTGAAACTTGGGATGTGGCCACCAATCACGACCTGTGTTATGCGCGGTCATGTGACGGTGGAATAACCTGGGAGAAATCCACCGGAGAAAAATACGAACTTCCCATCACAAAAACCACGGCAGAATATGCGTGGGAGATTCCCGAAAACAGCGGACTGATAAACCAGACGGCCATGACAGCCGATAAACATGGAAATCCGTATATAGCCACGTACTGGAAAAGGAAAGGGATTCCTCAGTATCAGGTAGTGTACCATGACGGAAGGAAATGGAGAAATATCCCGGGAAATTTCAGAAGCACTTCTTTTGACCTCGGCGGGGGAGGGACCAAAAAAATACCGATATCCCGCCCGCAACTGTTGGTCGGGGACAAAGAGAGAAAGACATGGCTATACCTGCTCTTTCGGGATGTGGAGAGAAAGAACAAGGCGTCCCTGGCCGGCCTTAAGGTTCCCGGAAAGGGGAAATGGATGGTAAAAGACCTTACCACCGAATCCGTCGGTCAATGGGAACCCTTGTATGATAAGGAGCTTTGGAAACACGAAAAGCAATTACACCTCTTTGTACAGCAGGTAGAGCAGGTAGACGGGGAAGGCGTAGCTGACGGGCAGTTAACGCCGGTGCGGATACTGGAAGTACCCCCAGGAAACCTATGA
- a CDS encoding glycoside hydrolase family 88 protein, which translates to MIKKINVLIMSLAFVLSIYGQENKNDAFQDRITEVLQRASVQYMHLKDELPENRFPKTYHAAEDKLETSGSGWWCSGFYPGTLLYLYEELGDKKLKKEAERAMKILAKEQFNTSTHDLGFMMFCSFGNAERLNPSPACEKILMNSARSLASRFNETVGCIRSWDSSDDDYLVIIDNMMNLELLFWATEHSGDSAYYDIAVTHAETTLKNHFRENHSSYHVLNYNVNTGKVKQKRTAQGAADESAWARGQAWGLYGYTVMYRATGKQKYLDQAVNIAEFILNHPNLPEDKVPYWDFDAPGVPDALRDSSAGAIMASALLELSGYVKGKKSGKYFSNAETMLTTLTTDEYIAQEGTNGGFLLKHGVGHIPENSEVDVPLTYGDYYLVEALLRYKNTGNTER; encoded by the coding sequence ATGATTAAGAAAATAAACGTATTGATAATGAGCCTGGCTTTTGTGCTTTCGATATACGGGCAGGAGAATAAGAATGATGCTTTTCAGGACAGGATAACGGAAGTTTTGCAACGTGCTTCCGTTCAGTATATGCATTTGAAGGATGAGCTTCCCGAAAACAGGTTTCCGAAAACATACCATGCTGCGGAAGATAAACTGGAAACCAGTGGCTCCGGATGGTGGTGCAGCGGATTCTATCCGGGCACCCTGTTATACCTTTATGAGGAACTCGGTGATAAGAAACTGAAGAAGGAAGCGGAACGTGCTATGAAAATACTGGCAAAAGAACAGTTCAATACCAGTACGCATGACCTCGGTTTTATGATGTTCTGCAGTTTTGGCAATGCCGAACGGTTAAACCCGTCACCTGCCTGTGAAAAAATATTGATGAACAGTGCAAGATCGCTGGCTTCCAGGTTCAATGAAACCGTAGGTTGTATCAGGTCATGGGATTCCTCCGATGACGACTACTTGGTGATCATAGACAACATGATGAACCTGGAACTCCTTTTCTGGGCTACGGAACACAGCGGAGACTCTGCTTATTACGATATCGCTGTGACCCACGCCGAGACAACGCTCAAAAACCATTTCCGGGAAAATCACAGTTCATACCACGTACTCAATTACAATGTGAATACCGGAAAAGTAAAACAAAAAAGGACTGCCCAGGGCGCTGCGGACGAATCGGCATGGGCCAGAGGACAGGCCTGGGGGCTTTATGGCTATACCGTGATGTATCGTGCTACCGGAAAGCAGAAATACCTGGATCAGGCCGTGAATATTGCGGAATTTATACTGAACCACCCCAACCTTCCAGAAGACAAGGTGCCTTACTGGGATTTTGATGCCCCCGGCGTCCCCGATGCTTTACGGGATTCTTCCGCCGGGGCCATTATGGCATCGGCTCTGCTCGAACTGAGCGGTTATGTCAAAGGCAAAAAATCCGGGAAGTATTTCTCGAACGCCGAAACCATGCTGACAACGCTGACCACAGATGAATACATTGCACAGGAAGGGACCAACGGAGGATTCCTGTTGAAACACGGCGTGGGGCATATCCCTGAAAACTCCGAAGTAGATGTGCCGCTGACTTATGGCGATTACTATCTCGTGGAAGCATTACTCCGATATAAAAATACAGGAAATACGGAAAGGTAA
- the apaG gene encoding Co2+/Mg2+ efflux protein ApaG, with amino-acid sequence MITQITKGIKISVVTSFEGTFFKNYRMHFAFGYKITIENQSKDSVQLTSRHWQIFDSLNHPEFVDGEGVIGKKPVLKPGESHSYSSGCLLTSPIGAMRGHYNMVNFTSTRKFRVYIPTFKLCAPFALN; translated from the coding sequence ATGATCACACAAATAACCAAAGGCATAAAGATCTCTGTCGTCACCAGTTTTGAAGGTACTTTCTTCAAGAACTACAGGATGCATTTTGCTTTCGGTTACAAGATCACCATAGAGAACCAAAGCAAGGACTCCGTACAACTTACCTCCCGCCACTGGCAGATTTTCGATTCGTTGAACCACCCGGAATTTGTGGATGGCGAAGGGGTTATCGGAAAAAAGCCCGTCCTCAAACCCGGAGAATCGCACTCCTATAGCTCGGGATGCCTGCTCACCTCCCCTATCGGGGCCATGCGGGGACACTATAACATGGTCAACTTTACCTCCACCCGGAAATTCAGGGTGTATATCCCCACTTTCAAGTTATGTGCCCCTTTTGCGCTTAACTAA
- a CDS encoding type IX secretion system plug protein domain-containing protein, whose product MMYSKKYLAPGLTFVFLFLALTVVAQEEKETAPPQHIKSVVFKSDGNNRGDQFPIVTQGETFTLSFDDLRARETDYYYKIVHCNFDWTPSNLLKSQYLKGMDNQRIQDYRNSVTTLQPYSHYDLTLPNSRTRFKLSGNYILKIYDNQDNFLFSRRFVIYKDLVSVGVVLKRTREMSVIGEKQVVQFTINSNNLTLVNPQQEVKVAILQNHNWDTAITGIKPQFYSGNQLIYKYDRETAFDGGNEYLYFDNKEIRTSSSTISGTELKDIYNTYLFTNTVENGKPYTYNPDINGDFRVRTLDGNNRDNDTEADYADVHFSLRYTQEIGLNDVYVYGKFNNYQLTEENKMTLDEHSGTLGATLRLKQGFYNYKYVMVSPEGTDYTTINGNHFETENNYLVLVYYRNFGDMYDSIIGIGSGTSVNISN is encoded by the coding sequence ATGATGTACAGCAAGAAGTATTTAGCTCCGGGACTTACCTTTGTATTTCTGTTTCTGGCCCTGACTGTCGTGGCCCAGGAAGAAAAAGAAACAGCGCCACCGCAACATATAAAATCCGTAGTGTTCAAAAGCGATGGTAACAACCGGGGCGATCAGTTTCCCATAGTTACGCAGGGAGAAACTTTTACCCTGTCTTTTGACGACCTCCGGGCACGGGAGACAGACTACTATTACAAAATCGTACACTGCAATTTCGACTGGACTCCCTCCAACCTCTTAAAGTCGCAATACCTCAAAGGGATGGATAACCAGCGGATCCAGGATTACAGGAATTCGGTCACTACGCTTCAACCCTATTCGCATTACGATCTTACATTACCCAACTCGCGGACAAGGTTCAAACTGTCGGGAAACTATATATTAAAAATATATGACAACCAGGACAACTTCCTTTTTTCCCGCCGCTTTGTGATCTACAAAGACCTCGTTTCCGTAGGCGTCGTATTGAAGAGAACCCGGGAAATGTCGGTTATCGGGGAAAAACAGGTTGTACAGTTTACCATAAACAGCAATAATCTTACCCTGGTCAATCCGCAACAGGAAGTCAAAGTAGCCATCCTTCAAAATCACAACTGGGATACGGCCATAACAGGTATAAAACCACAGTTCTACTCCGGTAATCAACTGATCTATAAATACGACAGGGAAACGGCTTTTGACGGCGGCAACGAATACCTTTATTTTGACAACAAGGAAATAAGGACGTCTTCAAGTACCATATCCGGAACCGAACTCAAGGACATATACAACACCTATCTGTTTACCAATACGGTAGAAAACGGCAAACCCTACACCTATAACCCGGATATCAACGGGGATTTCCGCGTGCGTACTCTTGACGGGAACAACAGGGATAACGATACAGAAGCTGATTATGCCGACGTGCATTTCAGCCTCAGGTACACTCAGGAAATAGGTCTGAATGACGTTTATGTCTACGGAAAATTCAACAATTACCAGCTTACGGAAGAAAACAAAATGACCCTGGACGAACATTCGGGAACCCTGGGGGCAACCCTCCGTCTCAAACAGGGTTTTTATAACTATAAATACGTAATGGTAAGCCCCGAAGGAACAGACTATACCACCATTAACGGCAACCATTTTGAAACGGAAAACAATTATCTCGTATTGGTATATTACCGCAACTTCGGGGATATGTATGACAGTATTATAGGAATAGGCAGCGGCACATCGGTGAACATCTCCAACTAA
- a CDS encoding Na(+)-translocating NADH-quinone reductase subunit A, whose protein sequence is MSNDIRIRKGLNINLEGEAEKTVSDAPRVKTFALKPTDFHNTTPKMVVKEGEKVKAGDVVFYSKYSEKIKFVAPVSGTIAEIRRGAKRRILEVVIDADDQDVYKEFGAKDPGQLSAEEIKTYLLENGCWPFIRQRPYDVIANPEDTPKAIFISACASAPLAADAAFVLEGRAEDFQAGIDAITKLTPGKTHLSVNRKSDSFLNEVKGVELHRVSGPHPAGNVGVQIHHIDPINAGERVWVVNPEDVAIIGKVFRTGQFDATRTVAVAGSEVEKPQYYRVRIGSRINALVKNDTNDVRIISGDVLTGDKVTGDGFLGYYSNMVTVIPEGNEYRMFGWLPFKDNNIPSMHHTSFSWLFPKKKYKVNTNLNGEERALVVTGEMEKVLPMDVYPMQLLKACMVNNIEKMENLGIYEVAPEDFALIDYACTSKIEAQEIIREGLDLMIKEVG, encoded by the coding sequence ATGTCCAATGACATTCGTATCAGAAAAGGTTTGAACATCAATCTGGAAGGGGAAGCGGAAAAAACAGTTTCGGACGCCCCGAGAGTTAAAACCTTCGCGCTAAAACCCACGGATTTTCACAACACTACGCCTAAAATGGTTGTGAAAGAGGGAGAAAAAGTAAAAGCAGGTGATGTTGTTTTCTACTCCAAGTACAGTGAAAAAATAAAATTCGTAGCTCCGGTAAGTGGTACAATCGCAGAAATAAGAAGAGGTGCCAAACGAAGGATTCTGGAAGTGGTTATTGATGCCGACGACCAGGATGTCTATAAAGAGTTCGGGGCCAAAGATCCCGGACAGCTTTCGGCAGAAGAAATAAAAACGTATTTACTGGAAAACGGTTGCTGGCCTTTTATCCGTCAGCGCCCTTATGATGTTATTGCCAATCCGGAAGACACGCCCAAGGCGATCTTTATTTCGGCCTGTGCAAGTGCTCCGCTGGCTGCAGATGCGGCTTTTGTGCTGGAAGGAAGAGCGGAAGATTTTCAGGCGGGTATCGATGCAATTACGAAACTTACCCCGGGCAAAACACATTTGTCTGTAAACAGAAAATCCGATTCTTTTCTCAATGAAGTAAAAGGCGTGGAGCTTCACAGGGTTTCGGGCCCTCACCCTGCAGGAAATGTAGGTGTTCAGATACACCATATAGATCCGATCAATGCAGGTGAAAGGGTTTGGGTTGTTAACCCGGAAGATGTGGCTATCATCGGAAAAGTGTTCCGTACGGGGCAGTTCGATGCTACCCGTACTGTAGCGGTTGCCGGATCTGAAGTAGAGAAACCTCAGTATTACAGGGTCAGGATCGGTTCTCGTATAAATGCTCTGGTGAAGAACGATACGAATGATGTAAGGATTATCAGCGGAGACGTATTGACCGGCGACAAGGTTACAGGTGACGGTTTTCTCGGGTATTACAGCAATATGGTGACCGTAATTCCGGAAGGGAATGAGTATCGTATGTTTGGCTGGTTACCTTTTAAGGACAACAACATACCGAGTATGCATCATACTTCTTTTTCGTGGTTGTTTCCCAAAAAGAAATACAAGGTCAATACCAATCTTAACGGGGAAGAAAGAGCCCTGGTGGTTACCGGTGAAATGGAAAAGGTGCTGCCCATGGATGTTTATCCCATGCAGTTGCTCAAGGCTTGTATGGTGAACAACATTGAGAAAATGGAAAACCTGGGGATCTATGAAGTGGCTCCGGAGGACTTTGCGCTGATAGACTATGCCTGTACCTCGAAGATAGAAGCACAGGAGATCATCAGGGAAGGCCTCGATTTAATGATTAAAGAAGTTGGTTAA
- a CDS encoding NADH:ubiquinone reductase (Na(+)-transporting) subunit B, producing the protein MKFLRNKIDQLKKPFGKGEKWEKFAPAVNALDTFLFVPDHTTQKGAHIRDAVDLKRTMITVVLALVPALIYGIYNTGYQYLHQLNGGDVAFWDAFVHGLWKVLPMIVVSYAVGLTIEFIFAIYRGHEVNEGFLVTGLLVPMIMPVDIPLWMIGISVAFAVLIGKEAFGGTGMNILNPALLARAFAFFAYPTYMSGNKVWVSEATNVDAVSGETILGSLAAGHDVHFSMFNMFSGAIPGSVGETSTLWILVGAALLIFTGVGSWRIMLGSVIGGTAMGLLFNLWGANDLMNFPWYQHLLVGGFAFGTVFMATDPVSAAQTVRGKWIYGILVGFLCIMIRVFNPAYPEGVMLGILLMNVFAPTIDHYVIEGNIKRRKKRLAASKLKTA; encoded by the coding sequence ATGAAGTTTTTAAGAAATAAGATAGATCAACTGAAAAAACCCTTTGGCAAGGGAGAGAAGTGGGAGAAGTTCGCACCGGCGGTCAATGCCCTTGATACTTTTTTGTTCGTACCGGACCATACTACCCAAAAAGGAGCACATATCCGTGATGCGGTAGACCTTAAACGGACCATGATCACCGTGGTCCTGGCACTTGTTCCGGCATTGATATACGGTATCTACAATACGGGGTATCAGTATTTACACCAGCTGAACGGCGGAGATGTTGCATTTTGGGACGCTTTTGTGCACGGTTTGTGGAAAGTGCTTCCCATGATCGTGGTGTCATATGCTGTAGGGCTGACTATTGAATTTATCTTTGCCATATACAGGGGACACGAAGTCAATGAAGGTTTTCTGGTCACCGGACTGCTGGTGCCCATGATCATGCCGGTAGATATACCGCTGTGGATGATCGGGATATCCGTCGCCTTTGCTGTGTTAATCGGGAAAGAAGCCTTTGGCGGTACGGGGATGAATATTTTGAACCCCGCTTTGTTAGCCAGGGCTTTTGCTTTTTTTGCATACCCCACATACATGTCCGGAAACAAGGTTTGGGTTTCCGAAGCTACGAATGTAGATGCCGTTTCCGGTGAGACCATACTGGGAAGCCTTGCAGCGGGACACGACGTACACTTCAGTATGTTTAATATGTTTAGCGGAGCCATTCCGGGATCGGTGGGAGAAACCTCCACGCTATGGATTCTGGTGGGAGCCGCCCTGCTTATCTTTACCGGGGTAGGGAGTTGGAGGATTATGCTCGGCAGTGTTATCGGAGGAACCGCTATGGGACTGCTCTTTAACCTTTGGGGAGCTAACGATCTGATGAATTTTCCATGGTATCAGCACCTTCTTGTAGGAGGATTTGCTTTCGGAACCGTTTTTATGGCTACCGATCCTGTGTCCGCCGCACAGACCGTCAGAGGAAAATGGATATACGGTATACTGGTCGGATTCTTATGTATCATGATCCGGGTGTTTAACCCCGCTTATCCCGAAGGTGTGATGCTGGGAATCCTGTTAATGAACGTATTTGCGCCTACTATTGACCACTATGTTATAGAGGGCAACATAAAAAGAAGAAAGAAAAGACTGGCTGCGTCTAAACTTAAAACCGCTTAG
- the nqrC gene encoding NADH:ubiquinone reductase (Na(+)-transporting) subunit C gives MNREGNLYTFIFAIVMVVIVAFSLAFAATSLKPKQEENTKKEKMQNILKTIGVEVERDAAEGEYKQYIKEELSLVADGSVDEQSDAFNIDLNKELKLPVDEQHFPLYIADVEGEKYYIVPLRGAGLWDAIWGYVSLKEDLNTIEGVTFDHASETPGLGAEITQSWFQAQFEGKKVFNEEHELVGVKVSKGSGAKGDNEVDAISGATITGNGVTAMIKERLSHYLPYFKKQKTQLALN, from the coding sequence ATGAACAGAGAAGGTAATTTATACACGTTTATCTTTGCGATAGTAATGGTGGTAATAGTCGCGTTTTCACTCGCTTTTGCGGCAACATCGTTAAAGCCAAAGCAAGAGGAGAACACGAAAAAAGAGAAAATGCAGAATATTCTCAAGACCATAGGTGTCGAGGTAGAAAGAGATGCTGCTGAAGGTGAATACAAACAATACATAAAGGAAGAATTGTCTTTAGTGGCAGATGGCTCCGTAGACGAGCAATCCGATGCCTTTAACATAGATTTGAACAAAGAATTGAAGCTACCGGTTGACGAGCAGCATTTTCCATTGTATATTGCAGATGTTGAAGGTGAAAAGTATTATATAGTACCTTTAAGAGGAGCAGGACTTTGGGATGCCATCTGGGGTTATGTTTCACTGAAGGAAGATTTGAATACTATAGAAGGTGTTACTTTTGACCATGCCAGTGAAACTCCCGGACTCGGGGCAGAAATTACACAGTCCTGGTTTCAGGCACAATTTGAAGGAAAAAAGGTGTTTAATGAGGAACACGAGCTCGTAGGAGTAAAAGTTTCCAAAGGTAGTGGTGCGAAAGGAGATAACGAGGTGGATGCCATTTCCGGAGCTACCATAACCGGAAACGGGGTGACAGCAATGATAAAAGAGCGCCTGTCTCATTATCTGCCGTATTTTAAGAAACAGAAAACTCAATTAGCATTAAATTAA
- a CDS encoding NADH:ubiquinone reductase (Na(+)-transporting) subunit D, whose translation MSKKVKKSPIFLFVSEEKEPLFSKKNRQLISDPLNDNNPITVQVLGICSALAITVQLKPAVVMTLAVMAVMACSNVIVSLIRNLIPNRIRIIVQLVIVASLVILVDQVLKAYAYDVSKQLSVFVGLIITNCIVMGRLEAFALGNGPWKSFLDGIGNAAGYGLILIIVAFFRELLGSGKLFGIEILGHKGVTMAESTGLYALGYENNGFMLFPPMALLTVGIFIWLQRSRNRKLIEKE comes from the coding sequence ATGAGTAAAAAAGTAAAAAAATCACCGATATTTCTTTTTGTTTCTGAGGAAAAGGAGCCCCTGTTCTCTAAAAAGAACAGGCAGTTGATTTCGGACCCGCTGAATGACAACAATCCCATTACCGTCCAGGTGCTGGGAATATGTTCGGCGTTGGCCATTACGGTACAGTTGAAACCTGCTGTAGTAATGACGCTTGCAGTGATGGCGGTAATGGCATGTAGTAACGTTATTGTTTCCCTGATCAGGAACCTGATACCGAATCGTATACGTATTATCGTACAGCTGGTTATTGTCGCTTCGCTCGTAATCCTGGTGGACCAGGTACTTAAAGCATATGCCTATGATGTGAGTAAGCAGCTATCCGTTTTTGTCGGACTGATTATTACGAACTGTATTGTAATGGGACGTCTGGAAGCCTTTGCGTTGGGTAACGGTCCCTGGAAATCCTTTCTGGACGGTATCGGAAATGCCGCGGGTTACGGACTTATCCTTATTATAGTGGCATTTTTCAGGGAACTGCTCGGTTCCGGAAAACTCTTCGGAATTGAGATCCTTGGCCATAAAGGAGTGACCATGGCAGAATCTACGGGATTATATGCACTGGGGTATGAAAACAACGGTTTTATGTTATTTCCCCCGATGGCACTGTTAACCGTTGGTATTTTTATATGGTTGCAGCGATCCAGAAACAGAAAATTAATTGAAAAAGAATAA
- the nqrE gene encoding NADH:ubiquinone reductase (Na(+)-transporting) subunit E, which yields MDYINLFVRSIFIENMIFAYFLGMCSYLAVSKTVKTAVGLGAAVIFVLAITVPINFLLDNYLLKPGALSWVGAEYANIDLSFLSFIMFIAVIASMVQLVEMVVEKFAPALYSALGIFLPLIAVNCAILGGSLFMQQKDFGSVGESAIYGVGSGIGWFLAILAIAAIREKIAYSNVPKPLRGLGITFIITGLMAIGFMSFMGISL from the coding sequence ATGGATTACATAAATCTTTTTGTTAGGAGCATTTTTATAGAGAACATGATCTTTGCATACTTCCTGGGGATGTGTTCCTACCTGGCCGTGTCTAAAACCGTAAAGACTGCCGTAGGTCTGGGGGCTGCCGTTATCTTTGTACTGGCCATAACGGTTCCCATTAACTTTTTGCTGGACAATTATCTCTTAAAACCCGGAGCACTTTCGTGGGTTGGGGCGGAATATGCCAATATAGATCTTAGCTTTCTCAGCTTTATAATGTTTATTGCGGTAATAGCCTCCATGGTACAGCTTGTGGAGATGGTTGTCGAAAAATTTGCGCCTGCCCTCTATAGTGCCCTGGGGATATTTCTTCCGCTGATTGCCGTAAACTGTGCCATACTCGGTGGTTCACTGTTTATGCAGCAGAAAGATTTCGGTAGTGTTGGCGAATCGGCCATCTACGGTGTAGGCTCCGGTATCGGCTGGTTCCTTGCTATACTGGCTATCGCTGCCATCAGGGAAAAGATTGCCTATTCTAATGTTCCTAAGCCTTTGCGCGGACTGGGCATTACCTTTATCATTACCGGGCTTATGGCTATTGGCTTTATGAGTTTTATGGGAATTTCATTGTAA
- the nqrF gene encoding NADH:ubiquinone reductase (Na(+)-transporting) subunit F, with translation MDYSIIFASIVVFLVLVLVLVAILLGAKAKLIPSGPVSLHINGEKDVEVSSGGTLLSTLGNSKIFLPSACGGGGTCIQCKCRVLEGGGNILPTEEPHFTRKEIAEGWRLGCQVKVKQDMTIEVPEEVFGIKKWEATVVGNYNVASFIKEFIVEIPEDMGYKPGGYIQIEIPKCVVEYKDIDITAHPEEHPGEPDKFKMEWDKFNLWPLVMKNDEIVERAYSMASYPAEGRKIMLNVRVATPPWDRSKNGWMDVNPGIASSYIFSRKPGDKVTISGPYGEFFINHSEAEMLYVGGGAGMAPMRSHLYHLFKTLKTGRKVSYWYGGRSKRELFYLDHFKELEDEFPNFKFYVVLSEPLPEDNWKEMKDINDEEGDGFLGFVHQAVIDQYLNHHEAPEDIEFYFCGPPLMNKAVEKMCDDFGVPPENVRFDDFGG, from the coding sequence ATGGATTATTCAATAATCTTTGCGAGTATAGTTGTATTTTTAGTGTTGGTTTTGGTGCTCGTCGCCATTCTTTTGGGTGCTAAGGCCAAATTAATACCGTCCGGACCTGTATCCCTGCACATTAATGGTGAAAAGGATGTAGAGGTATCTTCGGGAGGTACGCTTTTATCAACACTCGGTAACAGTAAAATATTTTTACCGTCTGCATGTGGTGGCGGTGGTACCTGTATTCAATGTAAATGTCGCGTACTGGAAGGCGGGGGGAATATCCTGCCTACTGAAGAGCCGCACTTTACCAGAAAGGAAATTGCAGAAGGATGGCGCCTGGGATGCCAGGTAAAGGTAAAACAGGATATGACCATAGAAGTTCCGGAAGAAGTTTTCGGGATCAAGAAATGGGAAGCCACTGTGGTCGGAAACTACAATGTAGCTTCGTTTATCAAGGAATTTATAGTCGAGATCCCGGAAGATATGGGGTATAAACCGGGAGGATATATACAGATCGAGATCCCCAAGTGTGTGGTGGAATACAAGGATATTGACATTACTGCACACCCCGAGGAACACCCCGGAGAGCCGGACAAGTTCAAAATGGAGTGGGATAAGTTCAACCTGTGGCCGTTGGTCATGAAGAATGATGAAATCGTGGAGCGTGCCTATTCAATGGCTTCTTATCCGGCTGAAGGACGAAAAATCATGCTCAACGTACGTGTAGCCACTCCGCCCTGGGACCGTTCAAAAAACGGCTGGATGGATGTAAATCCCGGAATAGCCTCATCGTATATCTTCTCCAGAAAACCGGGAGACAAGGTAACTATTTCCGGACCTTATGGCGAATTCTTTATCAACCATTCGGAAGCGGAAATGCTGTATGTAGGTGGTGGAGCCGGTATGGCACCCATGCGTTCGCACTTGTACCACCTCTTTAAGACATTAAAAACCGGAAGAAAGGTAAGCTACTGGTACGGAGGACGTTCAAAGCGTGAATTGTTCTACCTGGATCATTTCAAAGAACTGGAGGATGAATTCCCCAACTTTAAATTTTACGTAGTACTGTCCGAGCCGCTTCCGGAAGATAACTGGAAGGAAATGAAAGACATCAATGATGAGGAAGGCGACGGTTTCCTCGGGTTTGTACACCAGGCTGTAATAGACCAGTACCTGAACCATCACGAAGCGCCCGAAGACATAGAATTCTATTTCTGCGGACCCCCGCTGATGAACAAGGCGGTAGAGAAAATGTGTGATGACTTTGGTGTTCCGCCTGAAAATGTACGATTCGACGATTTTGGAGGATAA